The following nucleotide sequence is from Novipirellula galeiformis.
CTCGGTGACCGGCACTCCGGCCATCCACTGGACGATGAAGCTGGATCCGCCACGGCCGGACTTGTCGTTATGCTTCATCACAAATTCGGTCGAGGCCAGTGGCCCTAGCCGCAATGGCTTTTTAAGTAACGACTGCAACGGCTTGCCGCCGGAGTCATAGTAACGCACTGATGTCACTACGATCTCGTGTTGCCGATCCGAGTTTCGAACGCTCAACGTGACTGTCAGCAATCGTGGCTTACCGCTCTGGTCATCGATTTGCGAATACGCGGGCACGTACAGCGTCTGGCCCTGCAACGGTGGCCAAGGCAGCGAGTCCACTTCCATACCGACCTCGTCGCGGACGTCAGGCTCGCGGAACTGCAAACCATCTTCCAACGCTTCGAACCGCAACTCCATAAATACGGCCAGCACGATGATCGGCACGACCACGATGACAAACACGACCAATTTCAAGCGGCGAGCAACGCTCTCAGCGGTTTCCAATGAATCGTCATTCATGGGACGTTCCGTTTCACTGAACTTTAGGGGGACTGCGACCAAGACGCACAGAGCGCAGCGGCAAAACCTGTATTGTACCCAGGCAAGGGCATTGAACGCTATCGTCCTCACCGGAACGGCACTGACGGCCTACTGTTCTTTGTCCGAAGCTTGCTAGCGCCAGCGGAACACCAACATCGGTTTGCGATCGAAACTGCGAAGCGCGAAGCCGATCGTGTAGGCGGTCGCGGTATCGCAGATCGTCAACAGCGGCACCAACAACACCGGAGATTACTTCAGCTACAGTTCGGCCTGCAACCGATCGATTTCATCGAGCAGGCTGGTGAAACGCCTTCCAAAGGCCGTCAGTTCGTATTCAACCCGCGGGGGAACTTCGGGAAAACTGGTCTTTTCCAAGAGCCCAAAGCGGACCAGTTTTACCAATCGCTCATTCAAAACCTTGGTGGTCAGTCCGTCGGCCGAGCGGACCAATTGACCGGGTCGATTCACACCCCGCCGGACCTCGGCCAACAGGTGCAGGGTCCATTTGCAGCCCAACACGTTTTGCAAAATATACGCCACGTCTGGCGAGTGCAGTTCGTTCGACAAAATT
It contains:
- a CDS encoding DUF3124 domain-containing protein, giving the protein MNDDSLETAESVARRLKLVVFVIVVVPIIVLAVFMELRFEALEDGLQFREPDVRDEVGMEVDSLPWPPLQGQTLYVPAYSQIDDQSGKPRLLTVTLSVRNSDRQHEIVVTSVRYYDSGGKPLQSLLKKPLRLGPLASTEFVMKHNDKSGRGGSSFIVQWMAGVPVTEPVVETVMIESNQTQGIAFVRSATVLETTDAKETPARE
- a CDS encoding winged helix-turn-helix transcriptional regulator; translation: MSNELHSPDVAYILQNVLGCKWTLHLLAEVRRGVNRPGQLVRSADGLTTKVLNERLVKLVRFGLLEKTSFPEVPPRVEYELTAFGRRFTSLLDEIDRLQAEL